One window from the genome of Parasteatoda tepidariorum isolate YZ-2023 chromosome 8, CAS_Ptep_4.0, whole genome shotgun sequence encodes:
- the LOC107447595 gene encoding spermatogenesis-defective protein 39 homolog, giving the protein MDRNDKKFLDANDWDQTQIGFNFDENEVVGGFSTTARKNEDYQLLRCDGLIEASENRNITSQLTWLEEDKSIIEKKYNPLEFSLKQEKKDIKELTAFRTIKQMILGQSYTLEPFKSRESKSELLKIAVSSHDGNAILAVVSFLKSTLKKSIFHREIRMHPDAVRVYLSFLEEDHEMDELANMFLLLDNSEEAAMTKYKSALSLHHPDRKLKNINNCISTHFQGGVVDDFLCASVLEHKQLLRDQIALDEYHAAASSSEVEAFNYYRQLTNEIKLVDTSVMCSLIFQALFYFNASEAAFISPGYTKATYNLSRKQYTWGAVRAFIVSKKWAEMDALFISKNWLGNEKVKSCISFPQIIRVLSKMQATHELISKYVGFIENQELKLLLAKKYKCHSVVIEILKTNRDRLGLLQYKSILPPHSVDFCSAADILNNKTVKWRN; this is encoded by the exons ATGGATAGAAATGACAAAAAGTTTTTGGATGCCAATGATTGGGATCAAACACAGattggttttaattttgatgaaaatgag gTAGTTGGTGGTTTCTCAACAACTGCCAGGAAAAATGAAGATTATCAGCTACTTAGGTGTGATGGGCTGATTGAAGCTTCagaaaaca GAAATATTACTTCTCAGCTTACTTGGTTAGAGGAAGataaaagtattattgaaaagaaatataacccccttgaatttagtttaaag caGGAAAAGAAAGACATTAAAGAGTTGACAGCTTTTCGAACcattaaacaaatgattttagGACAA AGTTATACCTTGGAACCCTTTAAGTCTAGAGAAAGCAAGTCTGAACTATTGAAAATAGCGGTATCTAGTCATGATGGAAATGCTATTCTTGCT gtagtatcatttttaaaaagcacacTAAAGAAATCCATATTTCATAGAGAGATCCGAATGCATCCTGATGCTGTGAGAGTTTATTTAAGTTTCCTCGAAGAAGACCATGAAATGGATGAATTGGCAAATATGTTCTT attGTTGGACAATTCAGAGGAAGCTGCT ATGACAAAGTACAAATCAGCTCTATCTCTTCATCACCCAGATAGGAAACTGAAGAATATTAATAACTGCATTAG CACTCATTTTCAGGGTGGTGTTGTGGATGATTTTCTGTGTGCCTCTGTCCTTGAACACAAGCAACTGCTGAGGGACCAGATTGCTCTAGAT gagtaTCATGCAGCAGCAAGTTCTTCTGAAGTTGAGGCTTTTAATTACTATCGACAACTTACGAATGAAATTAAACTTGTTGATACCTCTGTGATGTGTAGCCTTATTTTTCaagctttgttttatttcaatgcatCTGAG gcaGCTTTTATTAGTCCTGGATATACTAAAGCCACATATAAT TTATCAAGAAAACAATATACTTGGGGTGCTGTTAGAGCGTTTATAGTATCAAAGAAATGGGCAGAGATGGATGCGCTGTTTATAAGCAAG aaTTGGCTTGGGAATGAAAAAGTTAAGTCCTGCATAAGTTTTCCCCAAATAATAAGAGTTCTATCAAAAATGCAAGCAACGCATGAG CTTATCTCTAAATATGTGGGCTTCATAGAAAATCAGGAATTGAAATTGCTTTTGGCAAAAAAGTACAAGTGCCATTCTGTGGTTATTGAG ATTCTAAAAACAAACAGAGACAGGTTAGgacttttacaatataaaagcaTTCTACCTCCTCATTCTGTTGATTTCTGTTCAGCTGCtgatattctaaataataag